cataaatttccctcctagcctcctaatcaaggccctaagccttattaagtaaTTTGAGACATTACAGTGACTGCTTTATTTAAGGCTATCAGAGCAACTCTTGGACTGAtaaactcttgaaaactgttgaccctcgttttggtcaactgacacggagtcaaatgcttgatgtgatgaaAAGTGTTGAAATAGGTCTAATGGAAAAAACAGTAaatgacacaacaaattatagtgacaagaaccatgcaattcatctaacatgtcatctaaacgaggaatgggatgtcgatattttaccgttatattgttgatggctcgacagtcaacacacatcctccatgttccatccttcttgggaactagaatcactggaacagcacaagggctcatgctttctctcacatgccctttctccatcaattcttcaatttgcctttgcaattccttctctatttataggcttaaggaggattacataaatttgttacagatattctttcctaaataatcagatactcaggaattatgggagataatatcgaatatgattataaatgtacaagatcttctcaaaacatgcggagtatacgaccaagctggtcgtatataaaacctaGATGTTGTGTCAGGGGAGCCTCCCTGGTCGATATTCGAACAACacctttgccaggtgtcagccatgtgttaaaaatgtctgccacatcATCtacgcctattttttggataacatttgccccccaagtttatttattgcgaccagtaataagtaaacttaggaaaacaacctttcatatgccccacgaaatctgtcagagccctcgtgcgtttttgaaaaccgtgacctaatcacgtctaatcaagcctttttagttttcaagaaaccaccccaacggctgttacactcccccatgcttcgaaaagggAAATAAtgattattactttttgtcacacttcggcttctataagtaaccctctcattcaccttttaacgttttactcgccattttctgccaagaactctcaagaactccaaCCCAGAGCTCAGAACTTCAAAGGCCTCCCGTCACTTTGCTTAAAGGTTCTTTGTTTGCAAACTCAAAGCCGTCCCGTTTCAGAatctccaaccttcatccaggtagttttcttcgtcttttaaactctttgagatgccatgcatattgcttttgagttctgaaaattcttgcgttcttgagtagaaatttgtgAGAATTCTATATATGCTGTTAATGCTTGACAGGGTATTGTAtttttgctctatataagttaagaattagtttgatagtcaggatcataagtttagggcgtaaaatcgacgtaaaattcaatttttaggctagttgaaaaactgagtttttcccgcccctttggagttgaaaaagtttcttttcagaaaactctttactttcactttttgatccgtttttcaaactgatagcataaaacttagtgttttggttagaatgctgctggtcgatagacgcgagcaacgttattccaactttcaacataagttcccaggctgtgcgtctaatctcctcctttgtctgtttgcagttcatatgcaagacccgtggggaggagaaagacccatcgacaacGATCTCTTAGTTCAATTGCTTGAAGACGAAGAACAACCTTCGACTCTAATATCAGATATTCCCTTTTCCCGCCTTAACCTAAACTCTTCCCCAGTTTCAACCCAAAATATGGCTCGTACCAAAACTaaagctcgaaaaagaaaaactcccaacacttctcatcagtctactgctgatgctccctcgaccagtggtagatgttaacccaagatatgtttccaagagggggggtgaattggaaatttaaactaatttcggaaatttaaaacttaatatgccaataaataaaatttatcaagtaaaagcaaataatatggcaatcaaatagatatagcaaataatcaaacttgtaatgtaaagagtttaaggttaagaaattgcaaactctcgaattttacaaggttcggtagaactaagccacctacgtcgttggtcttcaaagctatggacctagctttgagttccactatcgagccaagttaacgggcttgactaacccttacaaccgggaatttttcaccaaggtatttccaaacctcttacaatagttttccaccactaaggactatcaacctctttttcggattgttgaagtgccaatctcactctaaccgggttgtttacaaaaccggtgccaacctcacctcaatcacaatatgggaatgtgtttgatattacaagcaaaaatcactctagaagtatgatgatcaatgagaaacctagagtgattagcaagcacacttagaagaaataaatacaaattttggctcaagtgtgtgaatatgtgtttggatgatttaaactttgggatctctttgaaatcaatggattaggtttgatatatgtaataaatgctcagccaacacctaattttgagtgaaaaacgagtttatatagagtttgggaaaaaaactagccgtttagaGCCGTTGGGGGTTATTTTTTGAAGTtgcctgccgcgaaccggaagtccggatggggaaccaGAATTCTGGTCTgggagcaaccggaattccggatggcaggcAGTGAGCAAAAGTTCAAAATATgcctattttcccgtttttcaattctttataacttttagctcgtttatccgatttcaaaaattccaattgcgttacgaccgtatcgggatgtattttcttaaaagtgaatttaggatgtctagttttcattttgaaaaatcaccatttttagcacgtgaatgagccaaattttatacttatgacttaaagtaaacttgcaatcactttacaagactaagaaatgaaattaaacctttatcttgagtttcttgagtcttgaaatccatttcgggtcatttccAGAAAATTTGGtagaatgaccattttgcccttggtcataagtttgactttgaattgctaattcactttggtttttgctacaaaatcaacaaatcattagtaacaaataataatcaaatatttgttaatcatcaaaacaaggagacttaagagtttgggtcaacagtAGAGACGAAAATGTCCCCGATCCAAATGTGCAAAGGCATGCTCGCCCTCGACACGCTACTCAGCCgaatgtcgagtggcatgtagtttatgaaagtagggtgacgatcagaatgatcgctaactacttaaacaaatataatctgacaggggtgaccctagtcaaaccaaacccagaccaaagggctaatctgcctggaggtgcttacagtgcctggtcgcggtttcatattgaggcaagagccactttgcctcttcatgcattctttcaaggggtgtcCAACTACTtcggagttgcccccttccaaattaccccaaacggatatagaatgctcgctgcactctatatcctgtatagccagaaaaaatggcccgcgccgtcgccacatgaggtcaactacctgttcgaccttaaatctaaccccaaccaagaaggcacggggttcttccatctttgtcatcaggaaaccgggcgcactttcctgactgatacCACCCATATCttcaatgtggggaggtactaccaggagtacttccttacgcctgacctAGTCGCAGAAAATTTggctttcacacgaggaggtaacaTTTTCACACCGCTGGCTttttcacttagtgtttttccaCCACTATATCTTGAACTTTCAATGTGTTtcaggcccgtggctgcgaccaaacccaactccagggatggagtcaagggcggtactcttagccagcatgtcagatgctgagaagagtgttAAAAAATTAGtaacagaggctaaccttaggctgccTGGCCTCTGGGATTCTCAACCAAGTGTGAGTGGGCCTTCAGCAGGGAGTGCTCGCGCCGAAGCAGAACCCGAGCAGCAATCCCAaacgtctcctccgcggaggagaccaactggggttacgatcaagGAACCTGCTAGTACTCTTCGAGCAGAGAGGCCTTCGGCTcccaaagaaaaaggaaaaggaaaacaaaaggccgTCGAGCCTGTCGAACTCTCCGACAACTCGTCGGACGACAACGATATAGTAATCTCACTTTTAAAAAATGtgtcaattccctgtcatctgttcGACGGGGACGACagttttaaatatgctccacacttagggccagacttcttcgtatCAAAGAATGaatataagactagtagagtctgtagtgtagcgaccagtagtaatagctcgggtattggactttgcaatcctcTTTGTTCCTCTTTCTAatgtaatgtgtttggctattcatgctatctcatggctcgactttgatttttcttttcaGGTATAGACTCTACCAACGTCTTTGATCTTTACAGCAACCCAGAGGCTGCTACTGCTCCTCTGAGTAAAAAGAAAGCCAACAAGAGACATGCTGGAGAGAGCAGTAAGGCGCATGCGGCAAAGAAGGCTCGGGATGCAGGCCTTACGGAGGAAGGGCCTTCTACCACCGCGACTCCGTCTTCCCCCCGCGAGTAGCAAACTCCATCTGCTGCGGCCGAGTCAACTCCTTCTCCTGCCGCCCCATCCGATCAAACCCGGTAGGAAGGTCCTGCTTCGACTGAGAACCTGATGGTTGGCCGCTCCTTTAGATTGATCAAGGAGAGGCTGACCAAAATCGCCAAGCATGACCGCTGCCGAGCAGCAATGGCAGCCATGGAGACGATGGGCGTCGACCCAATTTTGAACCGAGCCCTGAATGAGTTCACCAGCGTAAGTTGTTTCCTTTTGTGAAATCAGGTTTTTGGCCTTTTATTGTTTGTTTAATATTTGTCCTGaatgcaggccatgctaaccctcaCCGCTGGCCACATCCGCCTGGGTGCCATTGTCGAGGAGGTCAAGACCTCGGACCAACGACATGAGGAGGAACTCAAAGCTGTCGAGGCTCGATACGCTGATCAGCTGGCGGCGGTGACTGCAAAAAAGGCCAAACTAgaaaaggagttggaggagaagcaaaAATCTTTGGAGAAAGCCCGCGAGTCGAGGGACCAATAtaaggagtccaaccgctctaATTATAAGCTGACTAAGCAGCTGGAGCTGgacttgatcgcgagcaggcTTGAAACCAAGGACATGGAGGCCCGAGCCAAGTCTTTGGAGGTGACTAATGCTACCAACTTAGAGAGGTACAAATATGCCACTATGAGGTGCTTCTATGAGTTCtagaagcacaatcagggtgccaattttGACTACCTTCCATGAGAACGCAAGGGAAGCTGAGCTGGCTTATTGCAcggctcaactggctgaagaagaGGGATCGAGGGTCCTTGCTTCCCCTGAAATCTCGCTGGCCACTGGGATGGAGGGTGCAGACAATGAAGCCGTCGACCAAGCCCCTCCTCAGGATCCTCCAACTCCTCAAGCtccatgatttttttttcttttatatttcttcttttttctttttaactacacgacctacgggtcgcgatgtaaaaacaatataatttttccttggttttgctgcacgggcagcttttacttttacttgaacaattacatccgagcagtactgctcgcggtgtaaaaggattcctttgacattataatatttctgctttattacaacatctgttcgcatgaccgaacctagcatagtactttggcttgatttttcAAAATACTCTAattaccgtagtatgctttcacttattttgttcatgtgtttacatacctcttggtatgctttgctatagatgtaccttatatgccccctaagtgatcgaggagctttaggtccttggtcacttgccttgaccatgacctgtacgaacattactgctcggtataaaatgtaaaacttataatacaacaaaacaacacacgtaatgaacaaatacttgtaaaaaattacaaagtttggcaagaatgactggctgcgcacagtcccttataaatctcgtatttaaatggactaaacatgtctttacgagtgatctttgaaagatcttacacttataagcgattagccatataacatgactaaccatttttcaaaacttgtaaaaagtaaaaattaatacaagccagtcctttaaaaaggactgttaaTTGATATTACtggcgcatgtgttctccattccaataacacggaacgagatctccatttaagcgtgcaagtttataggtgcctggatgaaggacttcttcaatctagtaaggtccttcccagtttggtccgagtactccagcagcttggtcgtgggtgtttaagaaaactcttcgaagtactaggtcttcgacgttgaactttctttcttttactttggacTTTCTTTCttcgacgttgaactttctttaaaataccgagcgactttttgctgatacgcagctactcggagttgggctttttctcgtttctcctcgagCAGGTCTAGGGACTCTATTAACAGCTGGCTATTCTGATCCTGGTTGTATGTGATTCTACGATGCGAGGGCGAATCTAACTCGACAgacaacatagcttcatacccatatgctaaggaaaatggggtatgacttgttgctgttcggtgagaagttctatacgaccagagtacttcaggcagctattctggccatgttcctttagcttcctcgagccttttcttcagggtatccttcaatgtcttatttactgcttcgacttgcccatttgcttgtggatgagcaactgaagaaaagc
The genomic region above belongs to Humulus lupulus chromosome 1, drHumLupu1.1, whole genome shotgun sequence and contains:
- the LOC133818046 gene encoding uncharacterized protein LOC133818046, whose amino-acid sequence is MVGRSFRLIKERLTKIAKHDRCRAAMAAMETMGVDPILNRALNEFTSAMLTLTAGHIRLGAIVEEVKTSDQRHEEELKAVEARYADQLAAVTAKKAKLEKELEEKQKSLEKARESRDQYKESNRSNYKLTKQLELDLIASRLETKDMEARAKSLEGLNEPLKDYVYRFMQEAARTKRLNARSKELDSWVENDFLCKNFIVSGLSDDLYDHYNSDKFASEIWEALQKKYDTLEARTKKYAVRRYLKYQIVDDKSVEAQSHELQKIPHEIISEGMTLDEQFQVAVLIDKLPPSWKDFKSVLRH